The Rhodothermales bacterium genomic sequence TCCGGTGCGCGACTTCGATGCGTACCTGGACAAGCGCATGGAGTTCAAGATCGTCAAGCTGAACCCGGCCAACGAAAACATTGTCGTCTCGCACAAGGCCCTCATCGAGAAGGACCTCATGGCCCAGCGTGAGAACATCCTGTCCACCATGGAGCCCGGCCAGATCCTGGAGGGCATCGTGAAGAATATCACGGATTTCGGTGTGTTCATCGACCTTGGTGGCGTGGACGGACTCCTGCACATCACGGATCTCTCCTGGGGACGCGTCGCGCATCCTTCGGAGTTGGTCAGCCTGGACGAGAAGCTGAACGTCGTGGTCCTGGATTACGACAAGGACCGCCAGCGTATCTCTTTGGGTCTCAAGCAGTTGCAGCCGCATCCGTGGGATGAGATCACGCAGAAGTACGGTGAAGGAACCGTCGTGGAAGGCAAGGTGGTTTCCATCACCGACTACGGCGCCTTTGTTGAGCTGGAGAAGGGAATTGAAGGTCTCGTCCACATCTCCGAGATGAGCTGGACCGAACATATCCGTCATCCTTCCCAGATGGTTTCCCTCGGACAGGTCGTGCAGGTCAAGATCCTGAACATCGACGGCGAAGGGAAGAAGATCTCTCTTGGCATGAAGCAATTGGAGCCCGATCCATGGGACAACATTGCGGAGCGTTACCCCCCGGGAACGGTCATGCGTGGCAAGGTCCGGAATATCACCAACTTCGGTGTCTTCGTTGAAATCGAGCCCGGAATTGATGGCCTGGTCCATATCAGCGATCTGAGCTGGACCAAGCGGATCCGTCACCCCTCCGAAATGGTTCGCAAGAACCAGGAAATGGACGTCGTCGTGTTGAACATCGACACGGATGAGCGCCGGATTTCCCTCGGCCACAAGCAGGTCGAGACGAACCCCTGGAACCAGTTCGCCCAGGTCTATGAGGAAGGCTCGAAGACCACGGCTAAGGTCGTGCGTGTAGAAGACAAGGGCCTCGTCGTCGAGCTCCCGCTCGAAGTGGAAGCCTTCCTGCCGCAGGGCGAGCTGCCTCAGGGCAAAACCATTGATTCCTACCGCGAAGGCGAAGAACTGGAAGACGTCATGGTCATCCGCTTCGACCAGAACCAGAAGGAAATCGTGGTCAGTCTCATTGCGACCGAACGTGCCGCCATGGCTGCCGAACGTCAGGCAGAACGGCGGGAGCGCGCAGAGGCCCGTCGGGTTGAAGAGAAGTCCGTCCAGCAGTTCATCGAGAAGGAAGGCGCGTCCGGCCCTACGACTCTCGGTGAGCTCTCGGGACTGGCTGAACTGAAGGCCCAGATGGAAGCCCAGGAAGCCTCGGCGCCGTCTCCTGCGCCCGAACCGGCGGCGGAAGAATCGGACGAAGCTGCGGTCGAGAAGCCCAAGGCCAAGACGAAGTCGAATGCCAAGGCCAAGAAGGAAGTAGACACGACCGAAGAGGAGGCCTCTTCCGACGAAGAAGAGTAAGGATGCGATGAGGCAGGGTCCTGCCTCACCGACACCACGGGTGCCTGTCATGCAAGGCATGATGGGCAATCCGATGGAATCCTGGTGGGGCGGTTGCGCGGAAACGCGCAAC encodes the following:
- a CDS encoding 30S ribosomal protein S1, with translation MSDKEQLDEKELAETPETSSDAESAQAADATPETPSKPDEPATEETPEASEPVAEETVPAPEADAAVEAEAEADVEPETAPAAETETAPEAEEAPVAETEEPVADDESDETELRAAGEPVVNAGEKEAHLRTTTGMLGYTGEISGQVYRMEDLDSADEPEIGHVDLGDLQQMIESTLTNVSENEIVAGRVLSIGDKDVVIDIGFKSDGIVSRNEFGPELEVGDDVEVFLERIEDYHGQLVLSKTKADTFRRWRRIEDAFENEEVLEGTIVRRIKGGMIVELFGEMEAFLPGSQIDVRPVRDFDAYLDKRMEFKIVKLNPANENIVVSHKALIEKDLMAQRENILSTMEPGQILEGIVKNITDFGVFIDLGGVDGLLHITDLSWGRVAHPSELVSLDEKLNVVVLDYDKDRQRISLGLKQLQPHPWDEITQKYGEGTVVEGKVVSITDYGAFVELEKGIEGLVHISEMSWTEHIRHPSQMVSLGQVVQVKILNIDGEGKKISLGMKQLEPDPWDNIAERYPPGTVMRGKVRNITNFGVFVEIEPGIDGLVHISDLSWTKRIRHPSEMVRKNQEMDVVVLNIDTDERRISLGHKQVETNPWNQFAQVYEEGSKTTAKVVRVEDKGLVVELPLEVEAFLPQGELPQGKTIDSYREGEELEDVMVIRFDQNQKEIVVSLIATERAAMAAERQAERRERAEARRVEEKSVQQFIEKEGASGPTTLGELSGLAELKAQMEAQEASAPSPAPEPAAEESDEAAVEKPKAKTKSNAKAKKEVDTTEEEASSDEEE